A window of Syngnathoides biaculeatus isolate LvHL_M chromosome 9, ASM1980259v1, whole genome shotgun sequence contains these coding sequences:
- the mafgb gene encoding v-maf avian musculoaponeurotic fibrosarcoma oncogene homolog Gb, with translation MTTTNKGNKALKVKREPGENGTSLTDDELVTMSVRELNQHLRGLTKEEILQLKQRRRTLKNRGYAASCRVKRVTQKEELEKQKAQLQQEVDKLANENASMRLELDALRSKYEALQTFARTVARSPTVGVGVRAGGGGGGVASPVIGPLIPGKAATATSVITIVKSKTDARS, from the exons ATGACGACGACAAACAAAGGAAATAAAGCCTTAAAG GTGAAGCGAGAGCCAGGAGAGAATGGCACCAGCTTGACAGATGATGAGCTGGTGACCATGTCAGTGCGGGAGCTTAACCAACACCTCCGGGGGCTCACTAAGGAGGAGATCCTGCAACTGAAGCAGCGGCGACGCACCCTGAAGAATCGGGGCTATGCCGCCAGCTGCCGAGTGAAGAGAGTTACCCAGAAGGAAGAGCTGGAAAAGCAGAAGGCCCAACTGCAACAGGAAGTGGACAAACTGGCCAATGAGAATGCTTCCATGCGCCTAGAGCTAGACGCTCTCAGGTCCAAGTATGAGGCCTTACAGACCTTTGCCAGGACTGTGGCGAGGAGCCCCACCGTGGGAGTCGGAGTCAGGGccggagggggaggaggaggggtagCGTCACCGGTCATTGGTCCACTCATTCCCGGGAAGGCGGCAACGGCGACGAGTGTCATCACAATAGTGAAGTCCAAAACGGATGCACGGTCTTGA